A portion of the Chryseobacterium tructae genome contains these proteins:
- a CDS encoding ParA family protein yields METTKRTLKISFSTQKGGVGKSTMTTLLASVLHYRLGFNVLVMDCDFPQHSLTNMRERDKRTIMQNDYHKKAAMKQFQAINKKAYPIIKCKAETALDKASEYTNQSAVVPDVVFFDLPGTANTKGVLTTLKKMDFIFSPITADRLVVESTLGFTKAFLGLPQTDDGNAEQEIWLFWNQVDGREKTGLYDAYQSVIKELNLPIMETRIMDSKRFRKETDDTGNYVFRSSLLPAEPQLMKATKMDLFVEEFLKIVHL; encoded by the coding sequence ATGGAAACAACAAAGAGAACTTTAAAAATCAGCTTCTCCACCCAAAAGGGCGGTGTGGGAAAATCGACAATGACCACCTTGCTGGCAAGTGTGCTTCATTACCGTTTAGGGTTTAATGTGCTGGTAATGGATTGCGACTTTCCGCAACATAGCCTGACCAATATGCGTGAACGGGATAAGAGAACCATAATGCAGAACGACTACCACAAAAAAGCTGCAATGAAACAGTTCCAAGCCATCAACAAAAAGGCTTACCCTATTATCAAATGCAAGGCTGAAACGGCTCTGGACAAAGCATCGGAATATACAAACCAATCGGCGGTTGTGCCGGATGTGGTTTTCTTCGACCTGCCGGGAACAGCCAATACCAAAGGTGTTCTGACTACTTTAAAAAAAATGGATTTTATCTTTTCGCCCATTACTGCCGACCGTTTGGTAGTGGAGAGTACATTGGGCTTTACCAAAGCTTTTCTCGGGCTTCCCCAAACGGATGATGGCAATGCGGAACAAGAGATTTGGCTGTTCTGGAACCAAGTGGATGGTAGGGAAAAAACAGGTTTGTATGATGCCTATCAAAGTGTAATCAAAGAACTCAACCTGCCCATAATGGAAACAAGGATAATGGACAGCAAGCGTTTTCGTAAGGAAACAGACGATACGGGCAATTATGTATTCCGTTCAAGTTTACTACCTGCCGAACCACAGCTAATGAAAGCAACCAAAATGGATTTGTTTGTTGAGGAATTTTTAAAAATCGTTCATCTGTAA